One Natrinema halophilum genomic window carries:
- a CDS encoding glycosyltransferase family 2 protein: protein MVNESEFESIQSRSQQPHEAVDLETVFESASVVIPTARERNFTAESLPSWIDPIIATEEGLNVARNRGIERADGEWIVLVDDDVTFPTRLTAWLIDSMHPLHLAGLEDYWPMDGILGRYMVFHRSLWEQIGGFDESRPHGGDTDFVIRCRNTGASVVRLPRRLIPHHDAAGEFTTTQHVEWLWYLVRRHPRQMVPKAAKLLLRKLGLLSPRRGTYPDGWESAVWRVPEEGDEE, encoded by the coding sequence ATGGTCAACGAGTCAGAGTTCGAGTCGATACAGAGTCGTAGCCAGCAGCCACACGAAGCCGTCGACCTGGAAACAGTGTTCGAGTCGGCATCGGTCGTCATTCCGACCGCACGGGAGCGAAACTTCACGGCCGAAAGCCTCCCGAGCTGGATTGATCCGATTATCGCCACCGAGGAGGGTCTCAACGTCGCTCGAAACCGGGGGATCGAACGGGCCGACGGAGAGTGGATCGTCCTCGTCGACGACGATGTGACGTTCCCGACTCGACTCACTGCGTGGCTGATCGACAGCATGCATCCGCTACATCTGGCCGGACTCGAAGACTACTGGCCGATGGACGGCATCCTCGGCCGGTATATGGTGTTCCACAGATCGCTCTGGGAGCAGATCGGCGGTTTCGACGAGTCGAGACCACACGGTGGGGACACGGATTTCGTCATCCGATGTCGGAACACCGGTGCATCGGTCGTGCGACTCCCCCGTCGGCTGATTCCCCACCATGATGCCGCCGGGGAGTTTACTACGACCCAACACGTCGAGTGGCTGTGGTATCTCGTCCGACGACACCCACGTCAGATGGTGCCGAAGGCGGCGAAACTCCTACTGCGGAAACTCGGACTCCTCTCGCCACGCCGTGGCACGTACCCCGACGGCTGGGAAAGTGCTGTCTGGCGCGTCCCCGAGGAGGGTGACGAAGAATGA
- a CDS encoding oligosaccharyl transferase, archaeosortase A system-associated, whose translation MSTDTEHVEEGAVTSVLESWRDWYHLPVIGLVMLFMVWVRTQSYDRFVTNDGTPALAGIDSWYHWRTINWTAENYPHTMPYEVWTGFPTGNYVGQFGTLYDQLIVTVAMIVGLGDPSAETLYAVSLLSIPIMAALVAVPVFYAGRRLGGTLGGIVSVLVLALTKGQFLARSTVGQLDHHIGEVLFMAIAVVAMMVALTVGEREKPVYELVVDRDWTALRTPAIYSALAGLALTLYIWVWPAGILLIGIFGIFFTIQLILDYVRGISPDHIAFTGVVSFGLTAFLTMLLIEQPGFSTTSFSFLQPLAALFVAAGCLFMAWLAREWNKRGLERHYYPAAVGGIIIAVLAVMWLALPSLFNTLVGNLTSRLLPLNPSTGTLTIVEAQPPDNFFNTVFAEFGSAFYTMLAGLAFLAIRPLLGRNYRTEHTLVIVWTLFLISMAATQVRFMYYLVLAVAIVNAAFVSELAQLFDLDLESSLESVKQVETYQVIVVFLVVLLLFAPLLPPLAQATAWDHAEATGPQSDAMLWEESTHWLKDNTPTPGNYGGANNGDELDYYGTYTPGDGDYEYPEGAYGVMSWWDYGHLITTQGERIPHSNPFQQNARTSSAFLTAQSEERAELILDGISEDQPVVGRSTEELRQSVSGNDSSEQEEMRYVMIDSQMASGKFNAITEWTGPDYSHYYGGEQFQLGENQSRTLPSANSNYDNTTMSSLYLQDATGMEHYRLVHENDNYAIVGSMAVGGQVRPHHSVGLRETGWTNQTQAISDGLTQARTNNQVFQGLRTPMWDAHVVSSVKTFERVEGATITGSVNDAAGIDAGTATAVVAVELETDTGRTFIYRQQAELADDGSFEVTVPYATNDELSVEDGYTDSSVEATGNYTATVLSTGGQEPTYYSGQTAVPETAVVNGESIDVSLEEVESPPNNETGGNETGGNETGGNETDGSTDSGNSSSSDDGATADETTNTVAPVAAKPAH comes from the coding sequence ATGAGTACAGACACCGAACACGTTGAGGAGGGGGCTGTAACCTCTGTCCTCGAGTCGTGGCGGGACTGGTATCACCTTCCCGTTATCGGGCTCGTGATGCTGTTTATGGTCTGGGTACGAACCCAATCGTACGACCGATTCGTTACCAACGACGGCACACCTGCACTCGCGGGGATCGACTCGTGGTATCACTGGCGAACGATCAACTGGACGGCCGAGAACTATCCCCACACGATGCCCTACGAGGTCTGGACTGGGTTCCCGACCGGCAACTACGTCGGCCAGTTCGGGACGCTGTACGACCAGCTCATCGTCACTGTGGCGATGATCGTCGGCCTCGGCGACCCATCGGCCGAGACGCTGTATGCGGTATCGCTACTCTCCATCCCGATTATGGCTGCGCTCGTAGCAGTCCCCGTCTTTTATGCGGGACGGCGCCTCGGGGGAACGCTCGGTGGAATCGTCTCAGTTCTCGTTCTCGCACTTACGAAGGGACAATTCCTCGCGCGTTCGACGGTAGGCCAACTCGATCACCACATCGGGGAGGTACTGTTCATGGCGATTGCTGTCGTTGCGATGATGGTTGCCCTCACCGTGGGCGAACGTGAAAAACCGGTTTACGAACTGGTCGTCGACCGAGACTGGACCGCTCTCCGTACACCAGCCATTTATAGCGCACTTGCTGGCCTTGCACTGACACTGTACATCTGGGTCTGGCCTGCTGGTATCCTGCTGATCGGTATTTTCGGGATCTTCTTTACCATCCAACTTATTCTCGACTACGTCCGCGGAATCTCTCCGGATCATATCGCCTTCACCGGCGTGGTGAGTTTCGGTCTAACTGCGTTTTTGACGATGCTGCTTATCGAACAACCGGGTTTCAGCACGACGAGTTTTAGCTTCCTTCAGCCTCTGGCCGCCCTCTTCGTGGCGGCTGGCTGTCTCTTTATGGCCTGGCTCGCCCGCGAGTGGAACAAACGCGGCCTCGAGCGCCACTACTACCCAGCAGCGGTCGGGGGCATTATCATCGCTGTCTTGGCCGTCATGTGGCTTGCGCTACCTAGTCTCTTCAACACGCTCGTTGGAAACCTCACTAGTCGCTTGCTCCCGCTTAACCCAAGTACGGGCACCCTCACCATCGTCGAGGCCCAGCCGCCGGATAACTTCTTCAACACTGTCTTCGCCGAGTTTGGCAGTGCGTTCTACACGATGCTCGCGGGACTGGCCTTCCTTGCGATTCGGCCGCTGCTCGGCCGGAACTATCGCACCGAACACACGCTCGTCATTGTCTGGACACTCTTCCTGATCAGCATGGCCGCGACGCAGGTCCGCTTCATGTATTACCTCGTACTCGCGGTCGCGATCGTCAATGCGGCGTTCGTCTCCGAACTCGCCCAACTCTTCGATCTGGATCTCGAGAGCAGTCTCGAGTCCGTCAAGCAGGTAGAAACCTACCAGGTTATCGTCGTCTTCCTCGTCGTCCTCCTCCTGTTCGCGCCGCTTCTTCCGCCGCTGGCGCAGGCGACTGCCTGGGATCACGCGGAGGCGACGGGTCCGCAGTCCGACGCGATGCTCTGGGAGGAGTCGACCCACTGGCTCAAAGACAATACGCCCACGCCGGGGAACTACGGCGGGGCGAACAACGGAGACGAACTCGACTACTACGGGACTTACACGCCCGGTGATGGTGACTACGAATACCCCGAGGGTGCTTATGGTGTGATGTCGTGGTGGGACTACGGCCACCTGATAACGACACAGGGGGAGCGGATTCCACATTCGAACCCGTTCCAGCAGAACGCCAGAACGTCGTCTGCGTTCCTGACTGCCCAGTCCGAAGAGCGGGCGGAACTGATCCTCGACGGTATTTCCGAGGACCAGCCCGTCGTCGGTCGGTCGACCGAGGAACTCCGACAGTCGGTGTCGGGCAACGACTCGAGCGAGCAAGAGGAAATGCGCTACGTAATGATCGACAGTCAGATGGCCAGCGGAAAGTTCAACGCGATCACGGAGTGGACCGGACCGGATTACAGTCACTATTACGGTGGCGAGCAGTTCCAGCTCGGAGAGAATCAGTCACGAACGCTGCCAAGCGCGAACTCGAACTACGACAATACGACGATGTCGTCGCTGTATCTCCAGGATGCAACCGGGATGGAACACTATCGGTTGGTCCACGAGAACGACAATTACGCGATCGTCGGCAGTATGGCCGTCGGGGGACAGGTTCGGCCACACCATTCGGTGGGGCTCAGGGAAACCGGCTGGACGAATCAGACGCAAGCAATTTCGGACGGGCTCACGCAGGCTCGCACCAACAACCAGGTCTTCCAGGGGCTCAGAACACCGATGTGGGACGCGCACGTCGTTTCCTCGGTAAAGACGTTCGAACGCGTCGAAGGTGCGACGATTACGGGAAGCGTCAACGATGCAGCTGGGATCGACGCCGGTACCGCAACGGCGGTGGTCGCAGTCGAACTCGAGACCGATACCGGTCGGACGTTCATCTACAGGCAGCAAGCGGAGCTTGCAGATGATGGCTCCTTCGAGGTGACGGTCCCGTACGCGACGAACGACGAACTCAGCGTCGAGGACGGATACACCGACAGTAGCGTCGAGGCGACCGGCAACTATACCGCGACGGTCCTCTCGACCGGTGGCCAAGAGCCGACGTACTACAGCGGCCAGACGGCCGTCCCCGAGACTGCAGTGGTAAACGGCGAGTCGATCGACGTCTCCCTCGAGGAAGTCGAGAGTCCCCCGAACAATGAGACGGGCGGCAACGAAACGGGTGGGAACGAGACTGGCGGCAACGAAACGGACGGCAGTACCGATTCGGGTAACTCCAGTTCATCCGACGATGGAGCGACGGCAGACGAGACCACGAACACGGTCGCACCGGTTGCGGCTAAACCAGCACACTGA
- the sat gene encoding sulfate adenylyltransferase, with protein MIQPHGNTLVDRVVTPQRAEEIQTGFDDLFTVELDWNLFFDFANLAQGVYSPLNGFMSRNDFMKVVNDITLESGVPWPLPVVLDVDAETANDVKPGERIGITVSNGTPVGILDVDTVYRYNEDEVCTQLFGTTDDDHPGVRTIQSKAPFFIGGPIKAFPDAITRRGDHDLTPKETRVLFKKHGWDTVVGFQTRNVPHRAHEYLQKSALEHVDGLLIQPKIGEKKSGDYMNGAILQGYRTLIDNYYPTDRVALAMFKSRMWYAGPREAIFDSIVRKNYGCTHFIIGRDHAGVGNYYGDFEAQELFDAVGNIGIEPLYYHYAFYCHICDGIVSEKICPHDNEYHLEPSGTKLRNMLSDGKKPPAELMRPEVAETVLTLGDVFVEN; from the coding sequence ATGATCCAACCACACGGCAACACTCTCGTCGACAGGGTCGTCACTCCACAGAGGGCCGAAGAGATACAGACCGGTTTTGACGACCTCTTTACTGTCGAACTCGACTGGAACCTCTTTTTCGACTTCGCAAACCTCGCCCAGGGCGTCTACAGCCCGCTCAATGGGTTCATGTCTCGCAACGACTTTATGAAAGTTGTCAACGATATTACGCTCGAAAGCGGCGTCCCATGGCCGCTTCCGGTCGTCCTCGATGTCGACGCCGAAACGGCAAACGATGTCAAGCCAGGCGAGAGGATCGGGATCACAGTATCTAACGGGACACCTGTCGGGATTTTAGACGTTGATACCGTCTACCGCTACAACGAAGACGAGGTCTGTACTCAACTGTTCGGAACCACCGACGACGACCACCCCGGCGTGCGGACCATCCAGTCGAAGGCGCCGTTCTTCATTGGTGGGCCGATCAAAGCGTTTCCGGATGCGATCACCCGGCGGGGAGACCACGACCTCACACCAAAGGAAACGCGCGTCCTGTTCAAAAAACACGGCTGGGATACGGTCGTCGGCTTCCAGACGCGGAACGTTCCCCACCGTGCGCACGAGTATCTGCAGAAATCGGCTCTCGAGCACGTCGACGGGCTTCTAATCCAACCCAAGATCGGAGAAAAGAAATCGGGTGATTACATGAACGGAGCTATTTTGCAAGGGTACCGAACGCTAATCGATAACTACTATCCGACCGACAGGGTTGCACTTGCGATGTTCAAGTCCAGAATGTGGTACGCCGGGCCACGAGAGGCCATATTCGATTCGATTGTTCGTAAAAACTATGGTTGTACCCACTTCATTATCGGACGAGACCATGCAGGCGTCGGGAACTACTACGGCGATTTTGAAGCACAAGAACTGTTCGACGCCGTCGGCAATATCGGGATTGAACCGTTGTATTACCACTATGCCTTCTACTGTCATATTTGTGATGGTATCGTCTCGGAGAAAATTTGTCCACACGACAACGAATACCACCTCGAGCCGAGCGGTACGAAACTCCGAAATATGCTGTCCGACGGGAAAAAACCGCCCGCAGAATTGATGCGACCGGAAGTTGCCGAAACCGTATTAACACTTGGCGACGTATTTGTCGAAAACTAA
- a CDS encoding DUF4910 domain-containing protein yields MKELVEELYLTNRGFVTDDYEQCLDYIDEYKLNLDIHAYESGTEIWDSWVVPQKWSVNDAYVAVDGDRIIDYDDHPLHLISYSEPFEATITKSELLDHVHTHSEMSDAIPWHFRQNYRPWDSEWGFCARQETVDSLDSETYEVCIETEFEDDEMLVGEHHIEGQRDETILLAAHLDHTGMANDDLAGVAVGCELMNRLQQRESLTYSYTFLIVQELVGSAAYFATNGDKIDDVQYGIFLEMPGNDNRILLQRTFTGETRLDRVATYVLNRTVDDGEVGPFRSQIGNDEIVFESPGFEIPTVSVTRFPYEEYHTHFDNPEIISEHRLERYCSYLERVIEVLESDFVPMRTFEGMPSLANPKYDLYIDPNEIEARDTGNIHEFRHRILRYLDGEHTAFDIADKFDLDYEFVRSYLEEFEACGLITTADPLADSDRSA; encoded by the coding sequence ATGAAAGAACTCGTCGAAGAGTTGTACCTGACTAATCGCGGATTCGTCACCGATGACTACGAACAGTGTCTCGACTATATAGACGAGTACAAACTCAATCTCGATATCCACGCCTACGAAAGCGGCACCGAAATCTGGGATTCGTGGGTCGTTCCACAGAAATGGTCCGTCAATGACGCGTACGTTGCGGTCGATGGCGACCGAATTATTGATTACGACGACCACCCGCTGCATCTGATCTCCTACTCTGAGCCATTCGAGGCCACGATCACGAAGTCGGAACTCCTCGATCACGTTCACACCCACTCGGAGATGTCGGATGCGATCCCGTGGCACTTCCGACAGAACTACCGCCCGTGGGACAGCGAGTGGGGGTTCTGTGCCCGTCAGGAGACTGTCGATTCCCTCGATAGCGAGACGTACGAGGTCTGTATCGAAACAGAGTTCGAAGATGACGAAATGCTGGTGGGCGAACACCACATCGAGGGCCAGCGCGACGAAACGATCCTGCTGGCAGCCCACCTCGATCATACAGGGATGGCAAATGACGATCTCGCCGGGGTCGCTGTTGGCTGTGAGCTGATGAACCGCCTCCAGCAGCGGGAGTCGCTTACCTATTCGTATACGTTTCTCATCGTCCAGGAGTTGGTCGGTTCTGCAGCGTATTTTGCTACAAACGGCGACAAGATTGACGACGTCCAGTACGGAATCTTCCTCGAAATGCCGGGCAACGATAACCGAATCCTGCTCCAGCGAACTTTTACCGGCGAGACAAGGCTCGACCGGGTTGCAACCTACGTGCTGAATAGGACTGTCGACGACGGTGAAGTAGGGCCATTCCGGAGTCAGATCGGCAACGACGAGATAGTCTTCGAATCGCCAGGGTTCGAGATTCCGACAGTATCTGTCACACGGTTCCCCTACGAAGAATATCACACACATTTCGACAACCCGGAGATCATCTCGGAGCATCGGCTCGAACGTTACTGTTCGTATCTCGAACGGGTAATCGAAGTACTGGAATCGGACTTCGTTCCGATGCGGACCTTCGAGGGGATGCCGAGTCTCGCAAATCCGAAGTACGATCTGTATATCGATCCCAACGAGATCGAGGCGAGGGACACGGGGAACATCCACGAATTTCGCCACCGAATTCTGCGCTACCTCGATGGAGAACACACCGCCTTCGATATTGCCGACAAGTTCGACCTTGACTACGAGTTTGTCAGAAGCTATCTCGAAGAGTTCGAGGCCTGTGGACTCATCACGACCGCTGATCCACTTGCCGACTCCGATCGCTCTGCCTGA
- a CDS encoding alkaline phosphatase family protein: MEILVIGLDGLSYNMLDRFDVSFPYLDSVREQGVSGDLMSVDTPTTIPAWTSFATGKDPGSHGVHNMNQVSSEYEYGPVKPNTSDAAVYDFLDDALFLNLPASTGRIPCADGTLVESSLLEKTKAEMVPEPLRDLDTYEAYNPMHDHSKKQRPNVYRDHLRDIIASRERFAREAFETHDPRFGFVLFSATDWAGHMLSKLTSEAKREEFYRTIVEDIGKAVEELAELGENVVLMSDHGFEYKHHTIHLADWLHEQGYLSVTSNDDSKSHGVVDRLADRTVEFGVSTAQSLSRRSDRLYDFFRLVHNRLLGSGLGDRIHEASTPDVDYPESTAWQLRYGCLYLNDDRFESPKVSADEREQLQRELVSGLRELTVDGERIFRDVLTPEEAYADPSTEMPDVISRPASGYHAITHWSPTGGYTSPTENFEHRYRGLIAATGPLFGTGEIEGMSIVDLLPSLLAAMGEPLSPEFDGTVQSELLADEPAVEYLDSDAIPTPQVRGESRAEQAEREAVVEERLADLGYME, encoded by the coding sequence ATGGAAATACTCGTAATCGGGCTTGACGGTCTTTCGTATAATATGTTGGACCGTTTTGACGTTTCATTTCCCTATTTGGATTCTGTGAGAGAACAGGGAGTTTCCGGTGACTTGATGAGCGTCGACACGCCGACGACGATTCCAGCGTGGACTTCGTTTGCGACGGGAAAGGATCCCGGCAGTCACGGTGTCCACAATATGAATCAGGTGTCAAGCGAGTACGAGTACGGGCCAGTGAAACCTAATACGAGTGATGCAGCAGTGTACGATTTTCTCGACGACGCTCTCTTTCTCAATCTTCCAGCCTCCACAGGTCGTATTCCCTGCGCAGACGGTACGCTCGTCGAGTCGTCGTTGCTCGAGAAGACGAAAGCGGAGATGGTCCCCGAACCGTTGCGCGACCTCGATACCTACGAGGCGTACAATCCGATGCACGACCACTCGAAGAAGCAGCGACCGAACGTCTACCGTGACCACCTCCGTGACATTATCGCGTCTCGGGAGCGGTTCGCGCGGGAAGCCTTCGAGACGCACGACCCGCGGTTCGGCTTCGTACTGTTCTCGGCAACTGACTGGGCCGGACATATGCTCTCGAAGCTCACTTCCGAGGCAAAACGCGAAGAATTCTATCGAACAATTGTCGAAGACATCGGCAAAGCAGTCGAAGAACTCGCCGAGTTGGGGGAAAACGTCGTGCTGATGAGTGACCACGGCTTCGAGTACAAACACCATACGATCCACCTCGCTGACTGGCTACACGAACAGGGCTACCTCTCAGTAACCTCAAACGACGATAGCAAGAGTCACGGTGTCGTCGACCGCCTCGCTGACCGAACGGTTGAATTCGGTGTATCGACCGCACAATCGTTGTCGAGACGGTCCGATCGACTCTACGACTTCTTCCGGTTAGTCCACAACCGGCTCCTCGGGAGCGGCCTCGGCGACCGGATTCACGAGGCCTCGACGCCGGACGTCGACTACCCCGAATCGACAGCGTGGCAGCTCCGGTACGGCTGTCTATACCTCAACGACGACCGCTTCGAAAGTCCGAAGGTGAGTGCCGACGAACGGGAGCAACTCCAGCGCGAGCTCGTCTCCGGCCTCCGTGAGCTGACCGTCGACGGCGAGCGGATCTTTCGTGACGTACTCACTCCCGAGGAGGCCTATGCCGACCCCAGCACCGAGATGCCAGACGTGATCTCACGGCCTGCATCCGGCTACCACGCGATCACCCACTGGTCACCGACCGGCGGCTACACGAGTCCGACCGAGAACTTCGAACACAGATACCGTGGTCTCATCGCTGCCACGGGACCGCTATTCGGCACTGGCGAAATCGAGGGAATGTCTATCGTTGATTTGCTACCGTCGCTGCTCGCGGCGATGGGTGAGCCGCTCTCGCCGGAATTCGACGGAACGGTCCAGTCCGAACTGCTAGCGGACGAGCCGGCTGTCGAGTACCTCGATTCGGATGCGATTCCAACTCCACAGGTGCGAGGCGAGAGCCGAGCAGAGCAGGCAGAGCGCGAGGCGGTCGTCGAGGAGCGACTTGCCGACCTCGGGTATATGGAGTGA
- a CDS encoding sulfotransferase family protein, protein MRGHLFVFGMFRSGTTLLARMLDTHEDIVCASDPIRPFYNAVRDSVAAEQSVDFEPYDPLGAYFADEKALGLYDAIQSTTFERTFDRDSEELASRIVDHCEPFSPYIANALGPEHTTGDTFSDVFEQLLAEVPAQYGTGDEAWIGTKEVWTTEFAPAVKDAVPDSKFVLVVRDPRAVCASKYSRDAKYPWLFLARQWRKLALLTHQYATHDERLSDDVLVVRYEDLVTTPEETSRRMCDFLDIELDKSILNPGEFTDGRGEPWIQNTSYEDEEPSFNTDSVRKWEQELNERVVSYIERLCFSEMALFDYEHKYVSETGFTDAELLDPPTIPTDELAEWILAYDGESTAAETTGTLGQEEARHRLLQADDELFASLDSRLHRSFFLEPELAADCRAAVERLTGTNR, encoded by the coding sequence ATGAGGGGCCATTTGTTCGTTTTTGGAATGTTTCGGTCCGGAACGACGCTTTTAGCTCGGATGCTTGACACACACGAAGATATCGTCTGTGCCTCGGATCCGATTCGTCCGTTTTACAATGCAGTACGGGATTCGGTCGCCGCCGAGCAAAGCGTCGACTTTGAGCCCTACGATCCGTTGGGTGCATATTTTGCGGACGAGAAAGCACTCGGTCTGTACGACGCTATACAGTCAACCACGTTCGAGAGGACTTTCGACCGCGATTCCGAAGAACTGGCGTCTCGTATTGTCGACCACTGTGAACCGTTCTCTCCCTACATTGCTAACGCACTCGGCCCAGAGCACACGACCGGAGATACCTTCTCGGATGTCTTTGAGCAACTACTTGCGGAAGTTCCGGCCCAGTACGGAACCGGCGACGAAGCGTGGATCGGAACGAAGGAGGTGTGGACGACAGAATTTGCACCAGCGGTGAAAGATGCGGTTCCTGACAGCAAATTCGTTCTCGTGGTTCGAGATCCGCGAGCCGTCTGTGCTTCGAAATATAGCCGTGACGCGAAATATCCGTGGCTGTTCCTCGCTCGCCAGTGGCGGAAACTGGCACTGCTCACCCACCAGTATGCGACACACGACGAGCGTCTCTCCGACGACGTGCTCGTGGTTCGATACGAGGACCTCGTCACGACGCCGGAGGAAACGTCGCGGCGAATGTGTGATTTCCTCGACATTGAACTCGATAAATCGATCCTAAACCCTGGCGAATTCACCGACGGCCGCGGCGAGCCATGGATCCAGAACACGTCGTATGAAGATGAAGAGCCGTCGTTCAACACCGATTCGGTTCGGAAGTGGGAACAGGAACTCAACGAGCGCGTGGTCAGCTACATCGAGCGGTTGTGTTTCTCCGAGATGGCGTTGTTCGACTACGAACACAAGTACGTCTCAGAGACGGGCTTCACCGACGCGGAGCTACTCGATCCGCCCACCATCCCGACCGACGAACTCGCAGAGTGGATACTGGCATACGACGGCGAGTCGACGGCTGCCGAGACAACCGGAACGCTCGGTCAGGAGGAGGCTCGGCACCGACTGCTTCAGGCTGACGACGAGCTCTTTGCGAGTCTCGACAGCCGTCTCCATCGAAGTTTCTTTCTCGAACCGGAGCTTGCGGCCGACTGCCGAGCTGCCGTCGAACGACTTACAGGTACTAACCGATGA
- a CDS encoding sulfatase — MTNVLLIVMDSVRARNTSLHGHTHETTPYLSELANEATVYEQARSPGTWSLPSHTSIFTGFHVLEHGITRARHKLEPGHTIFEELNDNGYTTGVFSENTWITDMDCGLRDAFDTVEGARNLLFPDAIDPSNFVLSEGQGQYTQFLRRCLDRDDTLQSLANGAFTKLAWDYPQLLPDRFTSSTPAEVYGDLFLDWQAEQSGPWAATINFMDAHLPYLPDAEHDKWGGKRLRALQDEMDDQVWEFNGGKRPWWQRKALEGLYDGTIHQMDTQIERIVRRLRERGVLDDTLLVVTSDHGEGFGEPSRIRGDRDSPQPNARVAAHGAGIHEVLCHVPLLVRPPGGGVGDRVDEPATLTQFPTVVRETLAGTAASFIPDEPVVVSSHGLEEPMEERASRYAGDLYRFNGDCRAVYESDGETVRKFLSWRDKRRRVDVADAFASWLASDSDDDVVDERCDSITDRGVRRDSDAEVDDATQKRLEDLGYM; from the coding sequence ATGACGAACGTCCTGCTGATCGTTATGGACAGCGTTCGTGCGAGAAACACCTCCCTGCACGGCCACACACACGAAACGACACCGTATCTGTCCGAACTCGCCAACGAGGCTACCGTCTACGAACAGGCCCGCAGCCCAGGAACGTGGAGTCTTCCCAGCCACACGAGCATCTTTACTGGGTTCCACGTCCTCGAGCACGGAATCACGCGGGCGCGACACAAACTCGAACCCGGTCACACGATCTTCGAAGAACTCAACGACAACGGGTATACGACGGGTGTGTTCTCCGAAAATACGTGGATCACCGATATGGACTGTGGACTCCGTGATGCGTTCGACACCGTCGAGGGGGCTCGGAACCTCCTGTTCCCAGACGCTATCGATCCCTCGAACTTCGTGCTCTCGGAGGGACAGGGACAGTACACGCAATTCCTCCGTCGCTGTCTCGACCGCGATGACACGCTTCAATCACTCGCCAACGGTGCGTTCACAAAACTCGCGTGGGACTATCCGCAACTACTGCCGGATCGGTTCACCTCCTCGACGCCAGCCGAGGTGTACGGCGATCTATTCCTCGACTGGCAGGCCGAGCAGTCGGGACCGTGGGCAGCGACGATTAACTTCATGGACGCCCACCTGCCGTACCTCCCGGACGCGGAGCACGACAAATGGGGCGGCAAGCGTCTCCGGGCGCTCCAAGACGAGATGGACGATCAGGTCTGGGAGTTCAACGGCGGAAAGCGACCGTGGTGGCAACGGAAGGCCCTGGAGGGGCTGTACGACGGGACGATCCACCAGATGGACACACAGATCGAACGGATCGTTCGAAGGCTCCGTGAGCGCGGCGTCCTCGACGATACCCTGCTCGTGGTTACCAGCGACCATGGCGAAGGATTCGGCGAACCGAGCCGTATCCGTGGTGACCGAGACAGCCCACAGCCGAACGCACGCGTCGCCGCCCACGGTGCCGGAATCCACGAAGTGCTCTGTCACGTCCCGCTGCTCGTCCGCCCGCCGGGCGGTGGTGTCGGCGACCGCGTCGACGAACCGGCGACGCTCACCCAGTTCCCGACCGTGGTAAGGGAAACGCTCGCAGGCACCGCGGCGTCGTTCATCCCCGACGAGCCGGTCGTGGTTTCCTCACACGGCCTCGAAGAGCCGATGGAGGAACGGGCGTCTCGGTATGCCGGTGATCTCTACCGGTTCAACGGTGACTGTCGAGCGGTGTACGAGTCCGACGGGGAGACGGTTCGCAAGTTCCTCTCGTGGCGTGACAAGCGGCGACGAGTCGATGTCGCCGATGCGTTCGCGTCCTGGCTCGCGTCGGATTCGGACGACGACGTCGTCGACGAGCGATGCGACTCGATAACGGATCGTGGCGTGCGAAGGGACTCCGATGCCGAAGTCGACGATGCGACTCAGAAGCGACTCGAGGACCTGGGGTATATGTGA
- the cysC gene encoding adenylyl-sulfate kinase, whose product MFTLWFMGRPSAGKSTLASHVEDQLVEAGYPIENLDGDDIRKHLHPDLGFSREDRRTNNRRTAYIAKLLNRNDIPVIVGMITPFRDSQEQARDIIEDEGEFVQIYVKCSVEAAEERDPKGLYQQAREKNIEKFTGVNHPFQEPLNPEIIVDTEAQSIDDCVDDVMTQLETLGVLDERLDDDYSFSITRSEEQDITERLEELGYLEE is encoded by the coding sequence ATGTTTACACTTTGGTTTATGGGTCGGCCCTCAGCAGGGAAATCTACTCTGGCGAGCCATGTCGAGGACCAACTTGTCGAAGCCGGCTATCCGATCGAAAATCTCGATGGAGATGACATTCGGAAACACCTCCACCCTGATCTTGGGTTCTCTCGAGAGGACAGGCGAACAAACAATCGGCGAACTGCGTACATCGCAAAACTGCTCAATCGTAACGATATCCCTGTTATTGTCGGGATGATTACCCCGTTCCGTGACTCCCAGGAACAGGCCCGCGACATTATCGAAGACGAGGGGGAGTTCGTCCAAATTTATGTGAAGTGCTCCGTTGAGGCCGCCGAAGAGCGCGACCCGAAAGGGCTCTACCAACAGGCTCGCGAGAAAAACATCGAAAAGTTCACCGGTGTGAACCACCCGTTCCAGGAACCGCTCAATCCTGAGATCATCGTCGACACCGAAGCGCAGTCCATCGACGACTGTGTCGACGACGTAATGACGCAACTGGAGACACTCGGTGTGCTCGATGAGCGTCTCGACGACGACTACTCGTTTTCGATCACCCGCTCGGAAGAACAGGACATCACCGAACGACTCGAAGAACTCGGCTATCTCGAAGAGTAA